A DNA window from Mycolicibacter hiberniae contains the following coding sequences:
- a CDS encoding acyl-CoA dehydrogenase family protein, with the protein MDFTLNNEQQMLRDGITKFLAARYDLETSRAAVKTGAGWQPGTWRAFAEELGILGATLPEEFDGIGGGAVELMVITEALGHALVIEPYVDAVVVAGGLLQRSGSPRAAEVLKELVAGNAVVALAATEPESADRWQDAQTTARPDGDGWVLNGSKITVVAAPLATHLLVTARVEGDEGVSLFLTEAGAAGIAMHPYRTIDDRSAADVTLTDLRLGADALLGERGRAWPSLAQARDEGAAAVCSEAVGCMRKVLADTVEYCKQRQQFGQPIGSFQVLQHRMVDMFMEVEQSAAAVYLAMLNLEADEATRARAVSAGKATIGRAARFVGEQAVQLHGGMGMTEELAIGHYFKRLTALQYEFGTTDQHLSRYAELTKP; encoded by the coding sequence ATGGACTTCACCTTGAACAATGAGCAGCAGATGCTGCGCGACGGCATCACCAAGTTCCTTGCCGCGCGCTACGACCTCGAGACCAGCCGTGCGGCGGTCAAGACCGGCGCCGGCTGGCAGCCCGGCACCTGGCGCGCCTTCGCCGAGGAACTGGGCATCCTGGGTGCGACGCTGCCCGAGGAGTTCGACGGAATCGGCGGCGGCGCCGTGGAACTCATGGTCATCACCGAGGCGCTCGGGCATGCGCTGGTGATCGAACCCTACGTCGACGCCGTTGTCGTCGCCGGCGGCCTGCTGCAGCGTTCCGGGAGTCCGCGGGCTGCGGAGGTTCTCAAGGAACTGGTGGCCGGCAACGCCGTAGTGGCATTGGCCGCCACGGAACCGGAATCGGCGGACCGGTGGCAGGACGCGCAGACGACCGCCCGGCCCGATGGCGACGGCTGGGTGCTCAACGGCTCCAAGATCACGGTGGTGGCGGCACCACTGGCCACGCATCTGCTGGTCACTGCGCGCGTCGAGGGCGACGAGGGCGTCTCGTTGTTCCTCACCGAGGCCGGTGCCGCGGGTATCGCGATGCACCCGTACCGGACCATCGACGATCGCAGCGCCGCCGATGTCACCCTGACCGATCTGCGGCTTGGCGCCGACGCACTGCTGGGCGAGCGGGGCCGGGCATGGCCGTCGTTGGCGCAGGCCCGCGACGAGGGTGCGGCGGCGGTCTGCTCCGAAGCGGTCGGGTGCATGCGAAAAGTGCTGGCGGACACCGTCGAATACTGCAAACAGCGCCAGCAGTTCGGCCAGCCGATCGGTAGTTTCCAGGTGCTGCAACACCGCATGGTGGACATGTTCATGGAAGTCGAGCAGTCCGCTGCAGCGGTGTACCTGGCGATGCTCAACCTCGAGGCCGACGAAGCCACCCGGGCCCGTGCGGTCTCGGCCGGCAAGGCCACCATCGGCCGCGCGGCCCGCTTCGTCGGCGAGCAGGCGGTACAGCTGCACGGTGGGATGGGCATGACCGAGGAGTTGGCCATCGGCCACTACTTCAAACGGCTCACCGCACTGCAATACGAGTTCGGCACCACCGACCAGCACCTGTCCCGTTACGCAGAGCTGACAAAGCCCTAG
- a CDS encoding acyl-CoA dehydrogenase family protein, which yields MDLRWSEEDRAFQAEVRQFLAEKLTPELRRAGRLMTSVYADHEASMAWQAILHERGWAAPAWPVKHGGCDWSLTQHYIFSRESTLAGAPSLSPMGIRMVAHAIIRFGTDAQKDYFLPRILTGEVFFCQGYSEPEAGSDLAALSMAATVDGDDLVCTGSKIWTTHAGEANWMFALVRTTRAAKKQQGITFVLIDMASPGIEIRPLVMTSGEEIQNQVFFDDVRVPKTNVIGEIDSGWTVAKYLLEFERGGGAVAPALQVVAEEIAEAAKDQPGPAGGRLADDHAFMRKLADARIRAEVLEILEYQVLAAVAEGRNPGASSSMLKVLGTELSQELTALALEAAGPRGRIYQPHVTAPGGPIADYQPPADGYSSGEPWQAVAPLRYFNDRAGSIYAGSNEIQRNILAKAALGL from the coding sequence ATGGATCTGCGGTGGTCGGAGGAAGACCGGGCATTTCAGGCTGAGGTACGGCAGTTTCTGGCCGAGAAACTCACCCCTGAGCTGCGCCGCGCGGGCAGGCTGATGACCAGTGTCTACGCCGACCACGAGGCGAGCATGGCCTGGCAGGCGATTCTGCACGAGCGGGGTTGGGCCGCCCCGGCCTGGCCGGTCAAGCACGGGGGCTGTGACTGGAGCCTGACCCAGCACTACATCTTCAGCCGGGAGTCGACGCTCGCCGGTGCCCCGTCGCTGTCGCCGATGGGAATCCGGATGGTCGCCCACGCCATCATCCGGTTCGGCACCGATGCACAGAAGGATTACTTCCTGCCGCGGATTCTCACCGGCGAAGTGTTCTTCTGCCAGGGCTACTCCGAGCCGGAGGCGGGCTCGGACCTGGCGGCCCTGTCGATGGCGGCCACCGTCGACGGCGACGACCTGGTCTGCACCGGCAGCAAGATCTGGACCACCCACGCCGGCGAGGCGAACTGGATGTTCGCCTTGGTGCGCACAACCCGTGCCGCCAAGAAGCAGCAGGGCATCACGTTCGTGCTGATCGACATGGCCTCGCCCGGCATCGAGATCCGTCCGCTGGTGATGACCTCCGGCGAAGAGATCCAGAACCAGGTCTTCTTCGACGACGTGCGGGTCCCCAAGACCAATGTCATCGGGGAGATCGACAGCGGCTGGACGGTGGCGAAGTATCTGCTCGAGTTCGAGCGCGGCGGCGGCGCGGTGGCGCCGGCCCTGCAGGTGGTGGCCGAGGAGATCGCCGAGGCCGCCAAGGATCAGCCGGGACCGGCCGGCGGCAGACTCGCCGACGACCACGCGTTCATGCGCAAGCTCGCCGACGCGCGGATCCGCGCCGAGGTGCTGGAGATCCTGGAGTACCAGGTGCTGGCGGCGGTGGCCGAGGGACGCAACCCCGGGGCGTCGTCATCGATGCTCAAAGTCCTGGGAACGGAGCTGAGCCAGGAGCTGACCGCACTGGCGTTGGAGGCGGCCGGACCGCGCGGGCGGATCTATCAGCCGCACGTCACCGCGCCCGGGGGGCCGATCGCCGATTACCAACCGCCGGCCGACGGCTACTCTTCCGGCGAGCCGTGGCAGGCGGTGGCGCCGTTGCGCTACTTCAACGACCGCGCCGGCTCGATCTACGCCGGCAGCAACGAAATTCAGCGAAACATTCTGGCCAAAGCGGCATTGGGGCTCTGA
- a CDS encoding nuclear transport factor 2 family protein — MNEQRLADLERRLQQIEDERAIERLIASYGPLVDVGDDEAVAALWQEDGVYDVENWLMNGREDIAAMVRSRGHQELIARGCTHFLGPAVVTVHGDEAVAVCESTLLVKQGSEYRVARGAANYFHLRRTGEPSRRWQIHTRITRLLDGAAEGRALLADGIAGRIR; from the coding sequence ATGAACGAGCAACGGCTGGCCGATCTGGAGCGGCGTCTGCAGCAGATCGAAGACGAGCGGGCGATCGAGCGGCTGATCGCGTCCTACGGCCCGCTGGTCGACGTCGGCGACGACGAGGCCGTGGCAGCGCTGTGGCAGGAAGACGGCGTCTACGACGTCGAAAACTGGCTGATGAACGGGCGCGAGGACATCGCCGCGATGGTGCGCTCTCGTGGTCACCAGGAGCTGATCGCCCGGGGCTGTACGCACTTCCTGGGCCCGGCGGTGGTCACCGTGCACGGTGACGAGGCGGTGGCCGTGTGCGAGTCGACGCTGTTGGTCAAACAGGGATCCGAATACCGCGTGGCGCGCGGCGCCGCCAACTACTTTCACCTGCGACGAACCGGCGAGCCGTCGCGGCGCTGGCAGATCCACACGCGGATCACCCGGTTGCTCGACGGCGCGGCCGAGGGCCGCGCCCTGTTGGCGGATGGCATCGCGGGCCGCATCCGTTAG
- a CDS encoding LLM class F420-dependent oxidoreductase — MRLGLATPVVIQIPGVASNWEAQAGAEDLGLIAAAADKLGFAYLTCSEHVAVPDDAAAGRGTTYWDPVATLSFLAARTSAIRLVPSVVVLGYHHPLEIAKRYGTLDRLSAGRLTLGVGVGSLREEFDLLDCAWEDRGARADDAMKALRASLSTERPSYAGTYYRFDSMVVQPCALQQRVPIWVGGHTRRSLRRAVDLGDGWMPFGLSGDQLAQHLAGVDLPDGFAVVLSTAPLDPIGAGQQTRDRLARLAELGATDVTCAVAARSAAHFCDQLSALAELADLPAREQR; from the coding sequence ATGCGGCTCGGCCTGGCCACGCCGGTGGTGATTCAGATCCCCGGTGTGGCGTCGAACTGGGAAGCGCAGGCCGGGGCCGAGGACCTCGGTCTGATCGCGGCGGCAGCCGACAAGCTCGGATTCGCCTACCTGACCTGTTCGGAGCATGTCGCGGTGCCCGACGACGCGGCGGCCGGCCGCGGCACCACCTATTGGGATCCGGTCGCCACACTGTCGTTCCTGGCCGCCCGCACCAGCGCGATTCGCTTGGTGCCATCGGTTGTGGTGCTGGGCTATCACCACCCGCTCGAGATAGCCAAACGCTACGGCACCCTGGACCGGCTCAGTGCCGGACGGCTGACGCTGGGAGTCGGGGTCGGCTCGCTGCGTGAGGAATTCGACCTACTCGACTGCGCCTGGGAAGACCGCGGCGCCCGGGCCGACGATGCGATGAAGGCGCTGCGGGCATCGCTGTCGACCGAGCGGCCCAGCTACGCCGGCACCTACTACCGCTTCGACTCGATGGTGGTGCAGCCCTGTGCCCTGCAGCAGCGGGTGCCGATCTGGGTCGGGGGACACACGCGCCGCTCGCTGCGGCGGGCGGTGGACTTGGGCGACGGCTGGATGCCGTTCGGTCTTTCCGGCGACCAACTGGCCCAACACCTTGCCGGCGTGGACCTGCCCGACGGTTTCGCGGTCGTGTTGTCGACGGCGCCGCTGGACCCGATCGGCGCGGGCCAGCAGACCCGGGACCGATTGGCCAGACTGGCCGAGCTCGGCGCCACCGATGTCACCTGCGCGGTCGCGGCGCGCTCGGCGGCGCACTTCTGCGACCAGTTGAGCGCCCTGGCCGAACTGGCCGATCTGCCGGCACGGGAGCAGCGATGA
- a CDS encoding SDR family NAD(P)-dependent oxidoreductase produces MSSNDHTQWAHQYGPWAVVAGGSEGVGAEFAAQLAAAGVNLVLIARKPEPLRQTADRCRARGVLVRELALDLSGGDAAARVIEATSDLEVGLLIYNAGANTHSAAFLDGDLAAFGGVLALNVTTPLALIHHFGRPMRVRRRGGLLLVGSLTGYLGSARQTVYGGAKAFTRIYAEGLWLELRDDNVHVLELVLGVTRTPAMQRAGLNFDVPGLRISDPADVAREGLDRLPHGPVHVMSDHAASPALRAGPDRAEAVLASHRLMQKLLRTDPGNTDAPATR; encoded by the coding sequence GTGTCCAGCAATGATCACACTCAATGGGCGCACCAGTACGGCCCCTGGGCTGTCGTCGCGGGCGGTTCCGAAGGCGTCGGCGCCGAGTTCGCGGCGCAGCTGGCCGCGGCCGGTGTCAATCTGGTGCTGATCGCACGTAAGCCAGAGCCGTTGCGCCAAACCGCCGATCGATGCCGCGCGCGCGGCGTGCTCGTCCGGGAACTCGCCCTGGACCTGTCCGGCGGGGACGCCGCGGCCCGCGTCATCGAGGCGACGTCGGACCTCGAGGTCGGGCTGCTGATCTACAACGCCGGCGCCAACACCCACAGCGCGGCATTCCTCGACGGGGATCTCGCGGCGTTCGGCGGTGTCCTCGCCCTCAACGTCACGACCCCGCTGGCGCTCATTCACCACTTCGGGCGCCCGATGCGTGTCCGGCGGCGCGGCGGTCTGCTGCTGGTCGGCTCGCTGACCGGCTATCTCGGTTCGGCGCGGCAGACGGTGTACGGCGGCGCAAAGGCGTTCACCCGGATCTACGCCGAGGGCCTGTGGCTGGAGTTGCGCGACGACAACGTGCACGTGCTGGAATTGGTGCTCGGCGTCACCAGAACGCCGGCCATGCAGCGGGCCGGACTCAACTTCGACGTGCCGGGGTTGCGGATCTCCGACCCGGCGGACGTCGCCCGCGAAGGCCTCGACCGGCTCCCCCACGGACCGGTGCATGTCATGTCCGATCACGCCGCCAGTCCGGCACTGCGTGCGGGCCCGGATCGGGCCGAGGCGGTGCTCGCCTCGCATCGGCTGATGCAGAAGTTGCTCCGCACCGATCCCGGGAACACCGATGCCCCGGCCACCCGTTGA
- a CDS encoding TetR family transcriptional regulator, whose product MPRPPVDREAATPSTPAQRQRCERILAAAARLGARDGLEAVRMQDVADQASVSIATVYRYYPTKHHLFSALLLHYTQAGVPPRRPTGCPVSDVTELMAGLCRSMLARPRLARAMITSVNARRSESAATGDVGLRATILAVAGISHPTPQDIQLALLVEQCAYGILSWAVMGETTPEQAEQDMRRAGELLLAPWRGGPRR is encoded by the coding sequence ATGCCCCGGCCACCCGTTGATCGCGAGGCCGCAACGCCCAGCACCCCGGCCCAGCGGCAACGCTGCGAGCGGATCCTCGCCGCGGCCGCGCGACTCGGTGCGCGCGATGGGCTGGAGGCCGTACGGATGCAGGACGTGGCCGATCAGGCGTCGGTTTCGATCGCGACGGTGTACCGCTACTACCCCACCAAGCATCACCTGTTCAGCGCACTGTTGTTGCACTACACCCAGGCCGGCGTTCCGCCGCGCCGGCCGACGGGATGTCCGGTCTCCGACGTCACGGAGCTGATGGCCGGCCTCTGCCGATCCATGTTGGCCCGCCCACGGCTGGCCCGCGCGATGATCACCTCGGTCAACGCGCGCAGGTCCGAGTCGGCGGCCACCGGTGATGTCGGTCTGCGCGCCACGATCCTGGCCGTCGCCGGGATCTCGCACCCCACGCCCCAGGACATCCAGTTGGCGCTGCTGGTCGAGCAGTGCGCCTACGGCATCCTGTCCTGGGCGGTGATGGGTGAGACGACACCCGAGCAGGCCGAACAGGACATGCGGCGGGCCGGTGAACTCCTGCTGGCACCGTGGCGTGGCGGACCCCGGCGGTGA
- a CDS encoding DUF1906 domain-containing protein, translating into MTRSASRRDVLRYAALLGLALAVPAPRVAAGGLRVIDFAHRLVSPEQIKAAGLDGALVYVSELRPGATFDFKPVSRDYADGLRAAGLQVASCYQFGKPGWPQSPSDFTRGYDGGVADARTAMRLHTDAGGPPSAPIFFSVDEDIDAATWKSLAVAWFRGINSVIGVDRTGIYGGARQCSWAIRDGVVGESTSPGHRWAWQTGAWSHGDREPAAVLFQREIVTATQPGFVIDDVHVDVNDVLAADFGQWDLPRGRRGAA; encoded by the coding sequence GTGACGCGTTCCGCTTCGCGGCGCGACGTGCTCAGGTATGCCGCGTTACTGGGGCTGGCACTGGCGGTGCCCGCCCCACGAGTTGCTGCCGGGGGTCTGCGGGTCATCGACTTCGCCCACCGCCTGGTGTCACCCGAACAGATCAAGGCCGCCGGTTTGGACGGCGCGCTGGTCTACGTCTCCGAGTTGCGCCCCGGGGCCACTTTCGATTTCAAGCCGGTCAGCCGCGACTATGCCGACGGGCTACGCGCCGCCGGACTGCAGGTCGCCAGTTGCTACCAGTTCGGCAAACCCGGCTGGCCGCAGTCCCCGTCGGACTTCACCCGGGGCTACGACGGCGGCGTCGCGGATGCCCGGACCGCGATGCGGCTGCACACCGATGCCGGCGGCCCACCGTCGGCGCCGATCTTCTTCAGCGTCGATGAAGACATCGACGCCGCCACCTGGAAAAGCCTGGCCGTCGCATGGTTCCGCGGCATCAACTCGGTGATCGGGGTGGACCGCACCGGCATCTACGGCGGTGCGCGGCAATGCTCCTGGGCCATTCGCGACGGAGTCGTCGGAGAATCGACCAGCCCGGGCCACCGATGGGCGTGGCAGACCGGGGCGTGGTCGCACGGAGACCGGGAACCGGCGGCCGTCCTGTTCCAGCGCGAGATCGTCACCGCGACCCAGCCGGGCTTTGTCATCGACGACGTGCATGTCGACGTCAATGATGTGCTCGCCGCCGACTTCGGTCAGTGGGACCTGCCCCGCGGGCGCCGGGGAGCCGCGTGA
- a CDS encoding acyl-CoA thioesterase yields the protein MSLPDSAVRRGRPLVGQEELVQTPAPEVAARPDFRGPLLGSGSPLEHATLEALDRLQAVMALHPVGTDRFRADNEADRFGRIFGGQLIGQAMAAAAATAPELTAHSIHASFLRPGDSAVPLDIAVDRTRDGRSMSARQVRVEQGGKTLMVATVSFDTSLDSAATDPTPPSGTEPESLPLLQHWVTQASPSQALWGSAWIKRPPPVEIRTDQAPVFLSGAQAPGPSAHWMRLPRPVDGDAQLQAVLLAYASDYLLVDAAFRAHPQPLDVATHLGLTLDHTVWIHRPVHFQRWHLYTQHTVATSGHRALVHGTIVDSTGRHVASTAQEVLIRQRIAPAGSG from the coding sequence ATGTCGCTACCCGATTCGGCGGTCCGGCGCGGACGGCCGCTGGTGGGTCAGGAGGAACTTGTGCAGACGCCGGCGCCGGAGGTTGCCGCCCGCCCCGATTTCCGCGGTCCGTTGCTGGGCTCGGGCAGCCCGCTGGAGCACGCCACGCTCGAGGCACTGGACCGCCTGCAAGCGGTGATGGCGCTGCATCCGGTGGGAACCGACCGATTCCGGGCGGACAACGAGGCCGACCGGTTCGGCCGGATCTTCGGGGGGCAGCTCATCGGACAGGCGATGGCCGCCGCAGCGGCCACCGCCCCCGAACTCACCGCCCACTCGATCCACGCGTCCTTTCTGCGGCCCGGCGACTCCGCCGTACCGCTGGATATCGCCGTGGACCGCACTCGCGACGGGCGCTCGATGTCGGCGCGGCAGGTCCGGGTGGAACAGGGCGGTAAGACCCTCATGGTTGCGACGGTGTCCTTCGACACCAGCCTTGACAGCGCCGCCACCGACCCCACCCCGCCGTCGGGAACCGAGCCCGAATCCCTTCCGCTGCTACAGCACTGGGTAACGCAGGCGTCGCCGTCCCAGGCCCTGTGGGGCAGCGCCTGGATCAAGCGGCCACCGCCGGTGGAGATCCGCACCGATCAGGCGCCGGTTTTCCTCAGCGGCGCCCAGGCGCCGGGCCCTTCGGCGCATTGGATGCGGTTGCCGCGACCGGTCGACGGCGATGCGCAGCTGCAGGCGGTGTTGCTCGCCTACGCCAGCGACTACCTGTTGGTGGACGCCGCGTTCCGCGCCCACCCTCAGCCGCTGGACGTCGCCACGCACCTCGGGCTGACCCTCGACCACACCGTGTGGATCCACCGCCCAGTGCATTTCCAGCGCTGGCACCTCTACACCCAGCACACCGTCGCCACCTCCGGGCACCGTGCTCTGGTGCACGGCACCATCGTGGATTCAACCGGTAGGCATGTGGCCAGCACCGCCCAGGAAGTCCTGATCCGGCAGCGCATCGCGCCGGCCGGCTCCGGTTAG
- a CDS encoding DUF1906 domain-containing protein: protein MSRRTALRYASALSAVAGLGAAASAVPRASAAAPMLIDYAMRQIPAEAIRAAGYAGVINYVSMSRPGSSFGAKPITRPYAESLAAAGLVIVSNYQYGKPGGTAPSDFTRGFAGGVADAQTAWQLHTAAGGGRSAPIFFSVDDDIDRNTWNSVALQWFRGINSVLGVQRTGVYGGVNVCQWAGADGVIGNSSTPGHRWAWQTRSWSRGQRDPAAVLFQRVVSTASSPGPIVGGIEVDVNDVLAPDCGQWNLHP, encoded by the coding sequence GTGTCCCGGCGTACCGCGCTGCGGTACGCCTCTGCGCTCTCGGCGGTGGCCGGCCTGGGCGCTGCCGCCTCGGCGGTGCCCCGGGCGTCGGCCGCGGCCCCGATGCTGATCGACTACGCCATGCGCCAGATCCCGGCCGAGGCCATCCGGGCCGCCGGTTACGCCGGGGTGATCAACTACGTGTCGATGTCGCGGCCCGGCTCGTCCTTCGGCGCCAAGCCGATCACCCGCCCCTATGCCGAGTCTCTGGCCGCGGCGGGCCTGGTGATCGTCAGCAACTACCAGTACGGCAAGCCTGGCGGTACCGCACCGTCGGACTTCACCCGCGGGTTCGCCGGAGGGGTCGCCGACGCGCAGACCGCCTGGCAACTGCACACCGCTGCCGGCGGGGGCCGCAGCGCTCCGATCTTCTTCAGCGTCGACGACGACATCGACCGCAACACCTGGAATTCCGTCGCACTCCAGTGGTTCCGGGGAATCAACTCGGTTCTGGGAGTCCAGCGCACCGGGGTCTACGGTGGCGTGAACGTGTGTCAGTGGGCGGGCGCCGACGGTGTCATCGGCAACTCCAGCACCCCCGGCCATCGCTGGGCCTGGCAGACGCGGTCCTGGTCGCGGGGGCAGCGTGACCCCGCAGCAGTGCTGTTCCAGCGAGTGGTGAGTACCGCATCGAGCCCCGGCCCGATAGTCGGCGGGATCGAGGTCGACGTCAACGACGTGCTGGCCCCGGACTGCGGCCAGTGGAACCTGCACCCCTGA